The Oleispira antarctica RB-8 genome contains the following window.
AAGCACTATTAAACTTCCAGCAACTGGTTTGCGACATGACAGGCATGGAATTAGCAAACGCTTCCTTGCTTGATGAAGGTACTGCGGCGGCTGAAGCCATGGCAATGACCAAGCGTACTGTTCGTAAAAACAAATCGAATACCTTCTTCGTTGATGAGAATTGCCTACCGCAAACCATCGACGTTATTAAGACCCGCGCCGAAGCATTCGGTTGGGAAGTCATTATTGCACCCGCCGCACAAGCCGCTGACGCCGATGTATTTGGGGCTATTTTCCAGTACCCAGGTAAAGGCGGTAATGTTGAAGATTTCACTGACATTATTACTGCTCTACATGCAAAAGATGCATTAGCCACTGTCGCCACCGACCTTATGGCCTTGGTTGCATTAAAAACCCCTGCTGAAATGGGCGCCGATATTGTATTGGGTAACGCGCAACACTTTGGTGTACCCATGGGTTTTGGCGGTCCACACGCTGCGTTTTTCGCGACTAAAGATAAGTACAAGCGCTCCATCCCAGGTCGCATCATCGGTGTTTCCATCGATGCTCAAGGCAACCAAGCATTGCGTATGGCATTGCAAACTCGCGAGCAACATATCCGCCGTGAGAAAGCGAACTCTAATATCTGTACAGCACAGGCATTATTGGCCAACCTTTCTTCTTTTTATGCGGTTTATCATGGTCCACAAGGTTTAAAAACCATTGCGGGGCGCATCCACCGCTTGACTGATATTTTAGCGCTGGGCTTGAAAAAAGCAGGCATTAAATTAGCGAACGATACTTGGTTCGATACGTTAACCGTAATCACTGACGATCGTGATGCCGTTATTCATCGCGCCCTTGCAGCTGAAGTCAACTTACGCCTTGATAGCGCTGTTACTGTTGGCGTATCTATTTGTGAAAAAACATCCGCCGCTGACATTGCAGAATTATTTACAATTTTCTTAGGCGATGCCGCAGAAGATTTTAACCTAGATATTTATGAATTAGACGCAGAAGTTGTAGCGGCTGACGCTACCTCGATTCCAGCGGACTTAATTCGTACTACCGAATTCCTAACGCACCCAACCTTCAACTCGTACCACAGCGAACACGAAATGCTGCGCTATATGAAGAGTTTGGAAGTAAAAGATCTCGCGATGAATCATTCAATGATCACGCTGGGTTCTTGCACTATGAAATTGAACGCCACGACTCAGATGATTCCTCTGTCTTGGCCTGAGTTCTCGACCATTCACCCATTTGCTCCAAAAGACCAAACCATCGGTTACGAGAAAATGATTGATGAGCTAGATGACTATTTAAAAGACATCACGGGTTTCTCCGCTATTTGCATGCAGCCTAACTCAGGCGCACAAGGTGAATACGCGGGTCTAATCGCGATTAAGAAATATCACGAAAGCCGTGGCGAAGGTCACCGTAACGTGTGCTTAATTCCACGCTCTGCACACGGTACTAACCCTGCCTCTGCACAAATGGCTTCAATGAAAGTTGTAGTGACTAACTGTGATGAACTTGGCAACGTAGACTTCGCAGACTTGAAAGCGAAAGCCGAAGAAATTGGCGACAACCTTTCTTGCTTAATGATCACCTACCCTTCAACACACGGCGTATACGAAGAAGGGATCAAAGAAATTTGCGAACTTGTTCATAGCCTAGGCGGCCAGGTGTACATGGATGGCGCCAACCTAAACGCACAGGTGGGTATTACTCAGCCTGCGTACTTAGGCGCTGACGTATCGCACATGAACTTGCACAAAACTTTCGCTATTCCACACGGTGGCGGTGGTCCAGGTATGGGTCCAATCGGCGTAGCAGCACACCTTGAACCGTTTGTTGCTAACCACGCAGTTCGTCCAATCGATAACGAAAGTAAAGGCCAAGGCGCGGTCTCTTCAGCTCCTTATGGCTCTGCGAGTATCTTAACGATCTCTTGGATGTACATTACATTAATGGGCGGCAAAGGTTTGCGTAAAGCGACTCAGCACGCTCTATTAAAAGCGAACTACCTAGCCAAACGTTTAGGCGAACATTACCCAATTTTGTATTCAGGTAATAAAGGCTTAGTGGCACACGAATGTATTATTGATTTGCGCCCATTAAAAGAGCAAACCGGTATCACAGAAGTTGATATCGCTAAGCGCTTAATGGATTACGGTTTCCACGCACCGACTATGTCGTTCCCTGTTGCGGGCACGTTCATGATTGAGCCAACGGAATCGGAAAGCAAAGCAGAAATCGATCGCTTCGCTAACGCAATGATCTCGATTAAAGGCGAAATCATGGCAATTCATAACGGCGAACTAGATGCGGAAAACAACCCGCTTAAAAATGCACCGCACACAGCAGCAGTTGTTACGGGTGATTGGGATCGTCCTTACTCGCAGCAGTTAGCGGCATTCCCAACTAAGAACCTAGGCGCTCACAAATTCTGGCCTTCAGTTGGCCGTATTGATGACGTGTACGGCGACCGTAACTTGATTTGTTCTTGCCCTGCTATTGAGAATTATGAAGATTAAAACTCTCTGAGCTTTAGGTCTTTTATAGTTTTTAATACAGACATAAAAAAACCCGCGAGAGCGGGTTTTTTATCGCCATTTTCTTATTCTAGAAGTCTGCATCTTCTAACGAGACAGGTTCAGGGAAAGTGACATTGCTTGCACCCTCCTCTTCAATATAAACAATGTCTAAAGTAGGCGCTAATTCTTTCATAGCCAAACAAGACCAATCACCATGTTCAATACTATCTACTGCAGTTTTAAACATGACATACCGCTCCTCAACAGGAACGACATATCTAACAACAACTAATCCTTGTTTCGCATTGCTTTTAGCATCAAGGTCTCGAATCTCATGAAAAATAAAGAGATCTCGATCCCCACCAGATAATTCATTAAGCTTACTATCTTTGGATAATGCTTCAAATGCATTACACACTCTATCAAAATTAGTTACTTTATTGCCGACTTCGCCAGAACAGCCGACTAACAACATAAGAAATACAGATACGATTGTTTTTTTCATATTTACCTCGAACAAGAATGACTACAAATCATAAAATCACCATAAGATACTAGCAAGGTTTGAGTCTAGTTTCTCAAATCGTAGATATTCTAATGAAGCACTTTATAGATTATGCTAATAATCTTCAACTGCCTAGAAGCATGAGTTTTGGCTAAATTCCAACCATCTATCTTCTATTGCATGCCCGCTCATGATAGAGCTAACGCAATGATCTCGATTAAAGGTGAAGTCATGGCGATTCATAACGGCGAACTAGATGCGGAAAACAATCCGTTGAAAAATGCACCGCATACAGCAGCGGTTGTTACTGGTGATTGGGATCGTCCTTACTCGCAGACGTTAGCGGCATTCCCAACTAAGAACTTAGGCGCTCACAAATTCTGACCTTCAGTTGGCCGTATTAATGACGTGTACGGCGACCGTAACTTGATTTGTTCTTGCCCTACTATTGAAAACTATGAAGACTAATCTTCATTGCGAAATTAGCTTTTAGTTTTCACTGCTAAAATAAAAAACCCAGCCAAGTGAAGTGACCCCCAATAGTTAGACAAATAACTTTGGGGGACTTTATGTCCAAATACAGTAGAAAACTTAAAATAATCATCGCCAAAAGATACCTAGGTGATGAATCCTCTCGCCAGTTAAGTCGAGAATACAATATATCCTCCAGACAAATTCGGTATTGGGGAGCCGTTTACTCCTTCAACTCTGAACAATCATTTCTCCCTCCTACCTCACCATATTCAGCTAAAGACAAGCTTAAAGTACTCACCAAAATGCAGACAGAAGATTGGTCATTGGGGCATACTAGTGCCTTTTTTAACCTTTCATCACCTGGCACACTATTCGTTTGGCTACGCAATTACGAATCTTTGGGTATGGAAGGGTTAAGGCCTAAAAAGCGCGGTATCCCAATGAAAAAGACCCCTATTGCAAAACCAAAAGCTGCTAATGAAATGACTAAAGACGAGCTAAAGGATGAGCTTGAATACCTTAGAGCGGAGAATGCCGTGCTAAAAAAGCTCGATGCCTTGCTCCAGGAGAAGAGGTTAAGAGCAAAGAAAAAACAAAAATAATCCTGGAGCTTAAGGCAAACCATACTCTAAATAACTTATTACGAGCATTCGATCTGGCTCGAAGTGTCTTTTATTATCACTGCAAAGCGTTGGTTAAACCTGACGTTTGTGCAGAAATAAAAGCAAAAATTAAAGAGATATTTCACCTACATAAAGGGCTGTACGGTTATCGACGCATTACGCTAGCGCTGCGTAATCTAGGCATGTTGATCAACCGTAAAAAAGTGCAGCGATTGATGCGAGAGTTGAATTTGAAATCAAAGGTGCGGCCTAAGCGATATAATTCTTACAAAGGACAAGAGGGAAAATCCGTTGATAATTTATTGCAGCGTAACTTTATGGCGGATAAGCCTAACCAGAAGTGGGTTACCGATGTTACTGAGTTTAATGTAAAGGGCCAGAAGGTGTATCTTTCACCTTTGATTGATCTTTTTAGCGGGGATGTGGTTGCGTATAGTATCGCTAAATCAGCGCATCTTTCTTTAGTTAAAGACATGTTTGAGGATGCTATCTCGAAATTAAAAGATGGTGAACAGCCAATACTGCATAGCGACCAAGGATGGCAATACCGACTACCGCAGATACAAAAAATGCTGAAGAACTCAGGCTTGAAACAAAACATGTCACGGAAAGGTAATTGTTTGGATAACGCTGCTGCAGAAAGCTTCTTTGCAGTATTAAAAACAGAGATGTTTCATCATCATGATTTTGAGAGTGCAGATGATCTAATCATGAAAATAGATGAATATATTGAGTATTACAATACAATGAGAATCAAGGTCAAACTAAAAGGCCTGACTCCGATAGAACATCGAAATCAGGCCTTAATGGCCGCTTAATAATAGTGTCCAAGAGGCTGTAAATAAATTTGTGTAACTGCTCATTATCTATACCCTAAACCTAGGATCAAATAATGAGCAATATCATGGATAAGAATAAATTGCAGGCGCTGGCCAATGAACTAGCCAAAGATGTTAAAACTCCAGAAGACCTCAGCACGCTCAGTGCATTTCTGACCAAGCTGACTGTTGAAGCCGCTTTGAAGGCCGAGATGGATTACCACTTGGGTTACGATAAGAATGACACTTCAGGCCATCATAGCGGCAACAGCCGTAATGGTTTCTCTTCTAAGAAGCTCAAAGGCGACCATGGTGAAATCGAGATTCAAACGCCTCGGGATCGTAATGCTAACTTCGAACCAGAGCTAATTAAGAAAGGCCAAACTCGTACTGCTAGCATGGACAAACAAATTCTAAGCCTCTATGCGAAGGGCATGAGCACTCGGGATATTACCGAGGCTTTTCAAGAAATGTACGGTGCAGATATTTCAGCAGGACTGATTTCTCAAGTCACAAATGGGGTGATGGAAAAAGTCACTGAATGGCAGAATCGCCCCTTAGATGCAATTTACCCTATCGTTTATTTAGACTGTATCGTGCTGAAAATTCGCCAGGATAAACGCGTCATCAATAAAGCAATTTACCTAGTTTTAGGTATTAATATTGAGGGCCACAAAGAACTTTTGGGAATGTGGATATCAGAAAATGAAGGTGCTAAATTCTGGCTATCAGTATTAACTGATCTTCAGAATCGAGGCATGAAGCACATGTTTATAGCCTGTGTAGACGGCCTCAAAGGCTTTCCAGATGCAATCAATGCTACGTTCCCTGATACTAAAATTCAACTGTGCATCGTTCATATGGTGCGTAATTCGCTGAAGCTCGTGCCGTGGAAAGATTATAAGGAAATCACCTCCGACCTAAAACGTATTTATCAATCAATTACTGAGCAGGAGGCCAGTTTAGAGTTAGATCGTTTTGCCGAAAAGTGGGATGCTAAGTATCCGCAAATCAGCAAATCTTGGCGAT
Protein-coding sequences here:
- the gcvP1 gene encoding Glycine dehydrogenase [decarboxylating], with translation MSTQTLVQLEQRDNFIGRHIGPDASEEKALLEAVGATSLEDLSTQIVPADILREEFLEIADGRTEFEAINYLRSLADQNKVFKSYIGMGYNDTIVPPVILRNVLENPGWYTAYTPYQPEIAQGRLEALLNFQQLVCDMTGMELANASLLDEGTAAAEAMAMTKRTVRKNKSNTFFVDENCLPQTIDVIKTRAEAFGWEVIIAPAAQAADADVFGAIFQYPGKGGNVEDFTDIITALHAKDALATVATDLMALVALKTPAEMGADIVLGNAQHFGVPMGFGGPHAAFFATKDKYKRSIPGRIIGVSIDAQGNQALRMALQTREQHIRREKANSNICTAQALLANLSSFYAVYHGPQGLKTIAGRIHRLTDILALGLKKAGIKLANDTWFDTLTVITDDRDAVIHRALAAEVNLRLDSAVTVGVSICEKTSAADIAELFTIFLGDAAEDFNLDIYELDAEVVAADATSIPADLIRTTEFLTHPTFNSYHSEHEMLRYMKSLEVKDLAMNHSMITLGSCTMKLNATTQMIPLSWPEFSTIHPFAPKDQTIGYEKMIDELDDYLKDITGFSAICMQPNSGAQGEYAGLIAIKKYHESRGEGHRNVCLIPRSAHGTNPASAQMASMKVVVTNCDELGNVDFADLKAKAEEIGDNLSCLMITYPSTHGVYEEGIKEICELVHSLGGQVYMDGANLNAQVGITQPAYLGADVSHMNLHKTFAIPHGGGGPGMGPIGVAAHLEPFVANHAVRPIDNESKGQGAVSSAPYGSASILTISWMYITLMGGKGLRKATQHALLKANYLAKRLGEHYPILYSGNKGLVAHECIIDLRPLKEQTGITEVDIAKRLMDYGFHAPTMSFPVAGTFMIEPTESESKAEIDRFANAMISIKGEIMAIHNGELDAENNPLKNAPHTAAVVTGDWDRPYSQQLAAFPTKNLGAHKFWPSVGRIDDVYGDRNLICSCPAIENYED
- a CDS encoding Putative glycine dehydrogenase fragment, producing MISIKGEVMAIHNGELDAENNPLKNAPHTAAVVTGDWDRPYSQTLAAFPTKNLGAHKF
- a CDS encoding Transposase, orfA, probable, with amino-acid sequence MSKYSRKLKIIIAKRYLGDESSRQLSREYNISSRQIRYWGAVYSFNSEQSFLPPTSPYSAKDKLKVLTKMQTEDWSLGHTSAFFNLSSPGTLFVWLRNYESLGMEGLRPKKRGIPMKKTPIAKPKAANEMTKDELKDELEYLRAENAVLKKLDALLQEKRLRAKKKQK
- a CDS encoding transposase, orfB encodes the protein MVKPDVCAEIKAKIKEIFHLHKGLYGYRRITLALRNLGMLINRKKVQRLMRELNLKSKVRPKRYNSYKGQEGKSVDNLLQRNFMADKPNQKWVTDVTEFNVKGQKVYLSPLIDLFSGDVVAYSIAKSAHLSLVKDMFEDAISKLKDGEQPILHSDQGWQYRLPQIQKMLKNSGLKQNMSRKGNCLDNAAAESFFAVLKTEMFHHHDFESADDLIMKIDEYIEYYNTMRIKVKLKGLTPIEHRNQALMAA
- a CDS encoding Transposase, mutator type, with protein sequence MDKNKLQALANELAKDVKTPEDLSTLSAFLTKLTVEAALKAEMDYHLGYDKNDTSGHHSGNSRNGFSSKKLKGDHGEIEIQTPRDRNANFEPELIKKGQTRTASMDKQILSLYAKGMSTRDITEAFQEMYGADISAGLISQVTNGVMEKVTEWQNRPLDAIYPIVYLDCIVLKIRQDKRVINKAIYLVLGINIEGHKELLGMWISENEGAKFWLSVLTDLQNRGMKHMFIACVDGLKGFPDAINATFPDTKIQLCIVHMVRNSLKLVPWKDYKEITSDLKRIYQSITEQEASLELDRFAEKWDAKYPQISKSWRSHWVNLITIFDYPADIRKVIYTTNAIESLKSVVRKSVKTRKVFPSDDAALKVIYLATEAASKKWTMPIRDWKPALNRFMIEFEEQLAPHI